A genomic region of Peptoniphilus sp. ING2-D1G contains the following coding sequences:
- a CDS encoding hypothetical protein (High confidence in function and specificity), with the protein MNILEAKFKEVFSSVIPIVLIVLILNFTLTPMEMPMLIRFVLGAILVIIGLTIFLIGVDRGITPIGNYMGETIAKSDKLYTVVLLGLFLGFFVSIAEPDLHILAGQVSAISGGQINKTLIIVVVSVGIAIMLTVGLLRIAYKIAINKVLTIVYGIIFVLSFFTTEEFLAISFDASGATTGALTVPFMLALAVGVSRRRVDSVSSEEDSFGLVGLASSGVIVAVMLMNVLYKQGDIVGEGNLVLNEDVRILKAFTDAFPTILMEVSIALLPILIIFLIGNKRSFKLSKREFRLVLIGILFTFVGLILFLLGVNAGFMDAGTIIGKKLASFDNKAYLIVISFIIGMATILAEPAVYVLTHQIEDVTSGYVKRSIVLGALAIGVAIAVALFVLKIIIPELKLWYYLLPGYLISIALSYKVPSLFVGMAFDSGGVASGPMTATFILAFASGVSAATEGSNIMLDGFGIIAMVAMTPLIALQVLGYIYKKKSKKEAIDD; encoded by the coding sequence TTGAATATATTGGAAGCAAAATTTAAAGAAGTTTTTTCATCTGTAATTCCCATAGTGCTTATTGTATTGATTTTGAATTTCACATTAACACCCATGGAGATGCCTATGCTCATAAGATTTGTATTAGGAGCTATACTTGTAATCATAGGTCTTACAATATTTTTAATAGGGGTTGACAGAGGAATTACACCTATAGGAAATTACATGGGCGAAACCATTGCCAAGTCGGATAAATTGTATACAGTTGTTTTGCTCGGTCTCTTCTTAGGATTTTTTGTATCCATTGCAGAACCGGATCTTCATATTTTAGCAGGTCAGGTAAGTGCAATAAGCGGAGGCCAAATTAACAAGACACTTATTATAGTGGTAGTTTCAGTGGGCATTGCTATAATGCTAACTGTAGGACTTTTAAGAATAGCTTATAAAATTGCTATAAATAAAGTGTTGACAATAGTTTATGGAATTATTTTTGTCCTGTCTTTTTTTACAACGGAAGAATTTTTGGCAATATCCTTTGATGCGTCGGGAGCAACCACAGGTGCGTTGACAGTACCCTTTATGCTTGCATTGGCTGTAGGAGTCTCAAGGAGAAGAGTAGACTCGGTATCTTCTGAAGAAGACAGTTTTGGGCTGGTTGGACTTGCATCCTCAGGAGTAATTGTAGCTGTAATGCTGATGAACGTTTTGTATAAGCAAGGCGATATAGTAGGTGAAGGAAATCTTGTTTTAAATGAAGATGTTCGTATATTAAAAGCATTTACGGATGCTTTCCCAACGATTTTAATGGAAGTATCCATAGCTCTTTTGCCGATATTGATAATATTTTTAATAGGAAATAAGAGATCTTTTAAACTTTCTAAAAGAGAATTCAGACTTGTTTTAATAGGAATATTGTTCACTTTTGTAGGTCTCATTCTTTTTCTGCTGGGAGTTAACGCAGGCTTTATGGATGCCGGTACAATTATCGGAAAGAAGCTTGCCAGTTTTGACAATAAAGCTTACTTGATAGTGATTTCCTTTATTATAGGAATGGCCACAATACTTGCAGAGCCGGCTGTATACGTCCTAACTCACCAGATTGAAGATGTAACAAGCGGCTATGTGAAAAGAAGTATAGTACTCGGAGCTCTTGCCATAGGAGTGGCCATAGCAGTGGCTTTATTTGTATTAAAAATTATAATTCCCGAATTAAAACTCTGGTATTATTTATTGCCGGGATATTTAATATCCATAGCCCTCAGCTACAAAGTTCCGAGCTTGTTTGTAGGCATGGCTTTTGATTCCGGAGGAGTCGCATCGGGGCCGATGACCGCTACGTTTATTTTAGCTTTTGCTTCCGGAGTTAGTGCCGCAACAGAAGGGTCGAATATAATGCTTGACGGGTTTGGGATAATAGCCATGGTAGCGATGACACCCCTTATTGCATTGCAAGTTTTAGGCTATATATATAAAAAGAAGTCCAAGAAGGAGGCAATAGATGATTGA
- the yloB gene encoding Calcium-transporting ATPase (High confidence in function and specificity), translating to MEWYKLTKEEVKSELDVDSSKGLTQKEVDQRLEKYGKNQLHEEESKPFIKKLAEQFLDPMIIILLIAAIISGIAGEAVDSVVILAIVIINALLSLSQEGKAEKAIAALKKMSSPTVKVLRESDVIEIQSTELVPGDIVILETGDIVPADLRLIESSNLKIDESSLTGESVAVEKHADAQYSEDIGIGDRDNYAYSASIVTYGRGRGIVTEIGHGTEIGKIATSISAMEDEQTPLQKKLAKLSKVLGILTIAICAIIFGVGILYGHEYLDMFLIAISLAVAAIPEGLPAIVTIVLSIGMNNMAQKNAIVKKLLAVETLGTTTFICSDKTGTLTQNEMTVTKMFVDGKVIDVTGTGYEPVGKFLYEDEEIEKEEFKSLYTMTSIGALTNDSELKNQSGTYKIIGDPTEGALVVLSEKLGYRKEDLNDKYPRIEEIPFDSTRKMMTTFHKNFIEGKIVSFTKGAPDIVLEKSNKILINGEVKDLTDELRREVLDKNLEFAKQALRGLAYAYNVHDALPDNITSENIEKDMIFVGITGMIDPARPEVKDAIKECKKAGIVPVMITGDFLETAKAIATELGILGEGEKAIIGSELNNMTPEEIQEVVKVTRVFARVSPENKVQIVTALKANGEITAMTGDGVNDAPAIKKADIGIAMGITGTDVSKSTAEVILTDDNFATIVNAVEEGRIIYSNIKKFVAFLLSCNIGEILVIFISIILNLPSPFIPIQLLWLNLVTDSFPALALGVERGEFDVMEEPPRAPEEPILDKELTITLIIQSISIAAATLGVYIYALNNVGNHGEGIVYARTMAYATLILAELLRSYSARSMNHNIWEIGIFSNMRLVQATLLSLFLMAVVMYVPFLEELFSLTDLYFIDWVIVIAASFIPLVIGEIQKIIRFKNKK from the coding sequence TTGGAATGGTATAAACTTACCAAGGAAGAGGTAAAATCTGAATTAGATGTGGATTCATCCAAGGGTTTAACTCAGAAGGAAGTAGACCAAAGATTAGAAAAGTACGGTAAAAATCAACTTCACGAGGAAGAAAGTAAACCCTTTATTAAAAAATTAGCTGAACAATTTTTAGATCCGATGATAATAATTTTATTAATTGCTGCAATAATTTCAGGTATAGCAGGAGAAGCCGTGGACTCAGTAGTTATCCTTGCGATTGTAATTATAAATGCGCTGCTGTCTTTAAGTCAGGAGGGTAAGGCGGAAAAAGCTATTGCCGCTCTTAAAAAAATGAGTTCTCCTACAGTTAAGGTCTTAAGAGAGAGTGATGTCATTGAAATCCAAAGTACAGAACTTGTTCCGGGCGATATAGTAATTCTTGAAACAGGAGATATTGTACCGGCAGATTTAAGACTTATAGAAAGTTCAAACTTAAAAATAGATGAATCTTCTTTGACAGGTGAGTCCGTAGCAGTTGAAAAACATGCTGATGCACAATATTCAGAAGACATAGGAATCGGAGATAGAGATAATTATGCCTATAGCGCTTCCATAGTTACATACGGCAGAGGAAGAGGGATTGTAACCGAAATCGGACATGGCACTGAGATTGGTAAAATCGCAACATCAATAAGTGCAATGGAAGATGAACAAACTCCTCTTCAAAAGAAACTTGCAAAATTGTCTAAAGTTTTGGGGATTTTAACCATAGCAATATGTGCGATTATTTTTGGTGTCGGAATACTTTACGGACATGAATACCTGGATATGTTTTTAATAGCAATATCTTTAGCTGTAGCAGCAATTCCGGAAGGTCTTCCCGCTATAGTAACCATAGTTCTTTCTATAGGAATGAATAATATGGCACAAAAAAATGCCATAGTTAAGAAACTTCTTGCAGTTGAAACATTGGGAACAACTACATTTATATGCTCTGATAAGACGGGGACTCTCACTCAAAACGAAATGACCGTTACGAAGATGTTTGTAGACGGAAAGGTTATTGATGTAACAGGAACTGGCTATGAGCCTGTAGGGAAGTTTTTATATGAAGATGAAGAAATAGAAAAAGAAGAATTTAAATCCCTTTATACAATGACGTCTATAGGTGCACTTACTAACGACTCAGAATTAAAAAATCAATCAGGAACCTACAAGATAATAGGAGATCCTACTGAAGGAGCTTTAGTTGTACTCAGTGAAAAGCTGGGATACAGGAAAGAAGATTTAAATGACAAATATCCCAGAATTGAAGAGATTCCCTTTGATTCTACCAGGAAGATGATGACTACTTTCCATAAAAACTTCATAGAAGGTAAAATTGTAAGTTTCACAAAGGGTGCTCCTGATATAGTTTTGGAAAAAAGCAATAAAATATTAATAAATGGAGAAGTCAAAGATTTAACAGATGAACTTAGAAGAGAAGTTTTAGATAAAAACTTGGAATTTGCAAAACAAGCTCTAAGAGGTTTAGCTTATGCTTATAATGTACATGATGCTCTGCCGGATAATATAACATCTGAGAACATTGAAAAGGATATGATATTTGTCGGCATTACAGGAATGATAGACCCTGCAAGACCGGAGGTTAAGGATGCCATTAAAGAGTGTAAGAAGGCGGGCATTGTTCCGGTTATGATAACAGGAGACTTTCTTGAGACGGCAAAGGCGATTGCAACAGAACTTGGAATATTAGGAGAAGGAGAAAAAGCTATAATTGGTAGTGAATTAAATAATATGACTCCTGAAGAAATTCAAGAAGTTGTAAAGGTGACCAGAGTATTTGCCAGAGTTTCGCCCGAAAATAAGGTACAAATAGTAACAGCTCTTAAGGCAAATGGTGAAATAACTGCCATGACGGGAGACGGTGTAAATGATGCCCCTGCAATAAAAAAAGCCGATATCGGAATTGCCATGGGTATTACAGGCACAGATGTATCAAAGAGCACAGCTGAAGTAATATTAACAGATGATAACTTTGCAACAATAGTAAATGCAGTTGAAGAGGGAAGAATCATTTATTCGAATATTAAGAAGTTTGTGGCATTTCTATTAAGCTGTAATATTGGGGAAATATTAGTAATATTTATTTCTATAATATTAAACTTGCCCTCACCCTTTATTCCCATTCAATTGCTTTGGTTAAACTTGGTTACAGATTCATTCCCTGCACTTGCTCTTGGAGTTGAAAGAGGGGAATTCGATGTAATGGAAGAACCGCCCAGAGCTCCTGAAGAACCCATATTGGATAAGGAATTGACAATCACACTTATAATTCAATCAATTTCAATTGCAGCAGCTACCTTGGGCGTATATATATATGCACTAAACAATGTAGGAAATCATGGAGAGGGTATAGTTTATGCCAGAACTATGGCCTATGCGACCCTCATACTTGCAGAGCTTCTAAGATCTTACAGCGCAAGAAGCATGAATCACAATATTTGGGAAATAGGAATATTCAGTAATATGAGGCTTGTTCAGGCGACATTGCTTTCGCTGTTTTTGATGGCGGTTGTAATGTATGTTCCCTTTTTGGAAGAACTATTTAGTTTAACAGACCTTTACTTTATAGATTGGGTTATAGTCATAGCAGCTTCATTTATACCGCTTGTAATAGGTGAAATTCAAAAAATCATAAGATTTAAGAACAAAAAATAA
- the ecfT gene encoding Energy-coupling factor transporter transmembrane protein EcfT (Transmembrane (T) component of an energy-coupling factor (ECF) ABC-transporter complex. Unlike classic ABC transporters this ECF transporter provides the energy necessary to transport a number of different substrates; High confidence in function and specificity) has product MFKDITIGQYYPADSIVHSMDPRVKISLIFAFIISLFFINNFISYFFVLLFLLMVIKLSKVPVRYVLKGLRPLRWIVLITFIINVFFIPGEELINFGFATISKEGLRTALLMAIRLTLLVMGTSLLTLTSSPIEMTDGIEELLKPLKRLKVPSHEIAMMMTIALRFIPTLIEETDKIMKAQMARGADFESGNIINRAKNLVPLLVPLFINSFRRADELATAMESRCYRGGEGRTKLNELYLESKDYIAVVLCLIFFVVMILLNHWSIL; this is encoded by the coding sequence ATGTTTAAAGATATAACCATAGGGCAGTATTATCCAGCGGACTCCATAGTTCATTCCATGGATCCGAGGGTTAAGATTTCATTGATATTTGCCTTTATCATAAGTTTGTTTTTTATAAATAATTTCATATCTTATTTCTTTGTATTATTATTTTTGTTGATGGTAATAAAACTTTCAAAGGTGCCTGTGCGATATGTATTGAAGGGTTTAAGACCTCTTAGGTGGATAGTGCTTATCACATTTATAATAAATGTTTTTTTCATTCCCGGAGAGGAATTAATAAACTTTGGCTTTGCAACAATAAGTAAAGAAGGCTTAAGAACTGCATTGTTAATGGCAATAAGATTGACTTTACTGGTAATGGGAACAAGTCTTTTAACTTTGACATCTTCACCTATAGAAATGACAGATGGGATTGAAGAACTGTTAAAGCCCCTAAAAAGATTGAAAGTTCCCTCGCATGAAATAGCTATGATGATGACAATAGCTCTTAGATTTATTCCCACTCTTATTGAAGAAACAGATAAGATCATGAAAGCTCAAATGGCAAGAGGGGCAGACTTTGAGTCAGGAAATATCATAAATAGAGCAAAAAATTTAGTTCCGCTTTTAGTGCCTTTATTTATAAATTCTTTCAGAAGGGCTGATGAGTTGGCAACAGCTATGGAATCAAGATGTTATAGAGGTGGCGAAGGAAGGACAAAGTTAAATGAACTTTATCTTGAATCAAAGGACTATATTGCAGTAGTTCTTTGTTTGATATTTTTTGTAGTAATGATTTTATTGAATCACTGGAGTATTTTATGA
- the truA gene encoding tRNA pseudouridine synthase A (Formation of pseudouridine at positions 38, 39 and 40 in the anticodon stem and loop of transfer RNAs; High confidence in function and specificity), translated as MKLTVAYDGTNYNGFQIQPDVKTVEGVLNKAIEKTVKHEVKLMSAGRTDRGVHAIGQVVNFFSDTSIDIGNLPKVINYHLPEDISVIDSEYVSEDFHARFSAKGKFYRYAIYRGRYRHPMYKNAMHYPYKLNLNSMRESFLCLSGEHDFKSFMGRRAVVKDTIRRIYDISLKEKGDMLYIDFYGKSFLKNMVRIIVGTSIEIGAGRKDAGFMQRALESKNRKSAGFTAPSQGLYLMKIYY; from the coding sequence ATAAAACTCACAGTTGCATATGACGGAACAAATTACAACGGATTTCAAATACAACCGGATGTAAAAACAGTAGAGGGAGTTTTAAATAAGGCTATTGAAAAAACTGTAAAGCACGAAGTGAAACTGATGAGTGCGGGAAGAACAGATAGAGGGGTTCACGCCATAGGACAAGTGGTGAATTTCTTTTCGGACACGAGCATCGATATAGGCAATTTACCAAAGGTGATAAATTATCATTTACCAGAAGACATTTCGGTAATAGATTCAGAATATGTATCTGAAGATTTTCATGCAAGGTTTTCAGCAAAGGGCAAGTTTTACAGATATGCAATTTATAGAGGAAGGTATCGGCACCCTATGTACAAAAATGCCATGCATTATCCCTATAAGCTAAACCTAAACAGCATGAGAGAATCTTTTTTATGTTTGTCAGGGGAACATGATTTTAAGAGTTTTATGGGCAGACGTGCCGTGGTTAAGGATACGATACGAAGAATATATGATATTTCTCTTAAAGAAAAAGGAGATATGCTCTACATTGATTTTTACGGCAAGAGTTTTTTGAAAAACATGGTCAGAATTATTGTCGGAACTTCAATAGAAATAGGGGCAGGAAGAAAAGATGCGGGTTTTATGCAAAGAGCTTTAGAGTCGAAGAACAGAAAAAGCGCAGGATTTACCGCACCAAGTCAAGGTCTTTATTTAATGAAGATTTACTATTAA
- the ilvD1 gene encoding Dihydroxy-acid dehydratase (Dihydroxy-acid dehydratase catalyses the fourth step in the biosynthesis of isoleucine and valine, the dehydratation of 2,3-dihydroxy-isovaleic acid into alpha-ketoisovaleric acid. 6-Phosphogluconate dehydratase catalyses the first step in the Entner-Doudoroff pathway, the dehydratation of 6-phospho-D-gluconate into 6-phospho-2-dehydro-3-deoxy-D-gluconate. Another protein containing this signature is the Escherichia coli hypothetical protein yjhG. The N-terminal part of the proteins contains a cysteine that could be involved in the binding of a 2Fe-2S iron-sulphur cluster; High confidence in function and specificity) encodes MEKNKNIEAYYDGLMYSVGFNKKDLNKPVIGIVNSWTDVNPGHKPLKELANHVREGIWEGGGIPAEFNVPAPCDGIAQIRGMHYVLMQRDLIASSIESMVKAHGFDGLVFLCSCDKIVPGMLMATASLNLPSIFLTGGSMIPYEDGENTYITSDLKEFIGKWQKGDISDDKFESLKENICSSCGTCSMYGTANTMGIFTEVIGLCPFDSTTEVFCSANKIRQARFVGNKIVEFANSNIKAETFINKKSFENGIMHISATGGSTNAVMHILAIAKVAGIDLDIDAFDEIQKRVPLIAKIKPSSQYNLSDYHKAGGVRASLNSIKNYLHLEQPVVAGETLKKHIENTKSKNDNIIHDSKNPFFEGGCFSILYGNLAPKSAVVKKSGVPEEMFYHRGPAVVFDSEEEVLSSLTKSQIKPGDVLVIRYEGPKGGPGMRELSIPAAMLVGMGLHTSVAMVTDGRFSGASRGPCVGHVSPEAAEGGLIAYIKDGDIITIDLNNNTINVELSDEEIENRKKTIKIKNKEVHGNLRVYKNIVTSADKGATWLY; translated from the coding sequence TTGGAAAAAAATAAAAATATTGAAGCCTACTACGATGGTTTGATGTACTCGGTCGGTTTTAATAAAAAAGATTTAAATAAACCTGTCATAGGAATTGTTAACTCATGGACAGATGTAAATCCCGGACACAAACCCTTAAAAGAACTTGCAAATCATGTAAGAGAAGGTATCTGGGAAGGTGGTGGAATCCCTGCTGAATTCAATGTGCCTGCTCCATGCGACGGAATTGCACAAATAAGAGGTATGCACTATGTGCTAATGCAAAGGGACTTAATCGCCTCTTCCATCGAATCCATGGTCAAAGCTCATGGATTTGACGGACTTGTGTTTTTGTGTTCCTGCGATAAAATCGTTCCGGGAATGCTGATGGCTACAGCATCCTTAAATCTTCCGAGCATATTTTTAACAGGCGGTTCAATGATCCCCTATGAAGATGGCGAAAACACTTATATAACATCAGACTTAAAGGAATTTATAGGCAAATGGCAAAAGGGAGATATTTCAGACGATAAATTCGAAAGTTTAAAGGAAAATATATGTTCCTCCTGTGGAACTTGTTCCATGTATGGTACTGCAAACACCATGGGAATTTTTACGGAGGTCATAGGCCTGTGTCCCTTTGATTCGACTACCGAAGTATTTTGCAGTGCAAATAAAATCCGACAAGCGAGATTTGTCGGTAACAAAATAGTTGAATTTGCAAATAGTAATATCAAAGCTGAAACTTTTATAAATAAAAAATCCTTTGAAAACGGGATTATGCACATCTCAGCAACGGGCGGTTCTACAAATGCAGTAATGCATATATTGGCAATAGCAAAGGTTGCCGGGATTGATTTGGATATTGATGCCTTTGATGAAATCCAAAAAAGAGTTCCTTTGATTGCAAAGATTAAACCCTCATCTCAGTATAATTTATCCGATTATCACAAAGCAGGCGGAGTTAGGGCTTCTCTTAATTCAATAAAAAACTATTTACACTTGGAACAGCCTGTCGTCGCAGGAGAAACGCTAAAAAAACACATAGAAAATACTAAATCAAAGAATGACAATATAATTCACGATTCAAAAAACCCCTTTTTTGAAGGAGGATGTTTTTCAATACTATATGGCAATTTAGCTCCAAAAAGTGCCGTTGTAAAAAAGAGCGGGGTTCCTGAAGAAATGTTTTATCACAGAGGCCCGGCAGTCGTCTTTGATAGTGAAGAAGAAGTACTGTCTTCTCTTACAAAATCGCAAATAAAGCCTGGAGATGTACTTGTAATAAGGTATGAAGGCCCTAAGGGAGGGCCGGGAATGAGAGAACTTTCCATTCCGGCGGCAATGCTTGTGGGAATGGGACTGCATACCTCTGTTGCAATGGTCACAGATGGAAGATTTTCAGGTGCAAGCAGAGGCCCTTGCGTAGGTCATGTGAGCCCCGAAGCTGCGGAAGGCGGTCTTATTGCTTATATTAAAGATGGAGACATCATAACTATCGACTTAAACAATAACACTATAAATGTAGAACTAAGTGATGAAGAAATCGAAAATAGAAAAAAAACAATAAAAATAAAAAACAAAGAAGTTCACGGTAACTTAAGAGTATACAAAAATATAGTAACAAGTGCAGATAAAGGTGCAACTTGGTTATATTAA
- a CDS encoding hypothetical protein (High confidence in function and specificity): MKILYKIINTLTKSKSAYKRFPISMFLIILTAVFFILAVYSDTQYFSYDMLKGNDKNYLVWGFMFLFVTVSSIFMKLTFEAFRASAKDSEELSKYKYLGGFLLLLNLIIIYGVYNKLFIQDEILFSYDSKYVYWGMFLFLCVGCFYISKIVYHKDYVPYVMKILIAAAISISYSVVLYLGIIAIFTALTTLFDVEIAYEIYESAFIIVFLPFNVGILLSNYPRFRDSFQNYEVSKTFKTLISYIVIPIFTIYGIILYLYFGKILIVRELPRGIITNLVLWYGLLSVALLFLFTTIKDSPVIYLFKKYFPMTMLPVLSVMFISIFIRIGEYGITENRYFVLMAGIFTTLSMIYYIVYKNNSNIAIPILLSFIIFISTIGPLSAYNVSALSQSRRLKDVLERNEILNGTQIVANPNISEKDKRIIDETVKYLSLKHRAYESRYLPADFIYNDENFNKLFGFNPTYKDYASLESSSEVNDYYFDFNTEINTSGYDKLFVVNALYTPGSKTYGNYTINNNGNRIKIDYKDDKQEFNLITFTTKEIYDKMIALKKSKDILNIEDLAVKGIAENIRYKILFTSISGYPNENDEIECYVEFYLLVASEK; encoded by the coding sequence ATGAAAATATTATATAAAATAATCAATACATTGACTAAGTCTAAATCGGCTTATAAAAGATTTCCAATTTCTATGTTTTTAATAATTTTAACTGCAGTATTTTTTATACTTGCAGTTTATTCTGATACTCAATATTTTTCTTATGACATGCTGAAAGGTAACGATAAAAATTACCTGGTCTGGGGATTTATGTTTTTGTTTGTTACAGTGTCTTCAATATTTATGAAGCTTACCTTTGAAGCATTTAGAGCTTCGGCGAAGGATTCAGAAGAGCTGAGCAAGTATAAATATTTGGGGGGTTTTTTATTACTTTTAAATTTAATTATCATTTATGGAGTTTATAATAAACTGTTTATACAGGACGAAATTCTTTTCAGTTATGATTCAAAATATGTATATTGGGGCATGTTTCTGTTTTTGTGTGTAGGATGTTTCTATATTTCAAAAATCGTTTATCATAAGGACTATGTTCCCTATGTTATGAAAATATTAATAGCTGCAGCTATTTCAATATCGTATTCAGTGGTTTTATATTTAGGGATAATAGCCATATTTACCGCTCTTACTACACTCTTTGACGTTGAGATTGCATATGAGATTTATGAAAGTGCCTTTATAATAGTGTTTCTTCCTTTTAATGTAGGAATACTTCTATCGAATTATCCCAGATTCAGAGATTCTTTTCAAAATTATGAAGTTTCAAAAACTTTTAAGACACTCATTTCTTATATAGTTATTCCAATATTTACTATTTATGGAATAATACTTTACCTGTATTTCGGGAAAATATTAATTGTAAGAGAGCTGCCCAGGGGAATAATAACAAATCTTGTGTTGTGGTATGGTCTTTTAAGCGTCGCGCTTCTATTTTTATTCACTACTATAAAGGATTCTCCTGTAATATATCTATTTAAGAAATATTTTCCAATGACGATGTTGCCGGTATTATCCGTTATGTTCATATCTATATTCATAAGGATTGGAGAGTACGGAATAACGGAAAATAGATATTTTGTATTGATGGCAGGGATTTTCACAACCTTATCTATGATTTATTATATTGTCTATAAAAATAACTCAAATATAGCTATTCCCATTTTACTTTCCTTTATAATTTTTATTTCCACCATAGGACCACTAAGTGCATATAATGTATCTGCCTTAAGTCAAAGTCGTAGATTGAAAGATGTTTTGGAAAGAAATGAAATACTAAACGGAACGCAAATAGTTGCAAATCCAAATATTTCAGAAAAAGACAAGAGGATAATAGATGAAACCGTGAAATATTTGAGTCTAAAGCATAGAGCTTATGAAAGTCGATACTTACCTGCGGATTTTATTTACAATGATGAAAATTTCAACAAATTATTTGGTTTTAATCCAACATATAAAGATTATGCGTCCTTGGAGTCAAGTAGCGAGGTTAATGATTATTATTTTGACTTTAACACAGAGATAAATACAAGTGGTTATGACAAACTTTTTGTCGTAAATGCGCTCTATACTCCTGGAAGCAAGACATATGGAAACTATACGATAAACAACAACGGCAACAGGATAAAAATAGATTACAAAGATGATAAGCAAGAATTTAACTTAATTACATTTACCACCAAGGAAATTTATGACAAAATGATAGCGTTAAAAAAATCCAAGGATATTTTGAATATAGAAGATTTAGCGGTAAAAGGCATTGCGGAAAATATCAGATACAAGATACTTTTTACAAGTATTTCAGGATATCCCAATGAGAATGATGAAATAGAATGCTATGTGGAGTTTTATCTTCTTGTTGCCAGTGAAAAATAA
- a CDS encoding nitrogen regulatory protein P-II (P-II modulates the activity of glutamine synthetase; High confidence in function and specificity): protein MIDESTIMNLELIRVIVNEGKASKILKFARDNGLRGGTILLAQGTASNTILDFLGLTEVRKEVVYLIQEREKNTTFLKKLSDTFNIEKPNQGIIFTTDIIGFYGTKEITCPMILHDEKGDLMYHLITIIVDKGKAENVIDAAKEAGSKGGTIINARGSGIHETAKIFNFEIEPEKEMILILSEADTTQDIVDSIRRKTDIEQPGKGIIFIQNVNKTYGLYK from the coding sequence ATGATTGATGAATCTACTATCATGAATTTGGAACTTATCCGCGTGATTGTAAACGAAGGTAAGGCGAGCAAAATATTAAAATTTGCAAGGGATAACGGACTTAGAGGAGGAACTATACTTCTTGCACAAGGAACCGCAAGCAATACTATTCTCGATTTTTTAGGATTAACTGAAGTGAGAAAAGAAGTGGTATATCTCATTCAAGAAAGGGAAAAAAACACAACTTTTTTGAAAAAGTTAAGCGATACTTTTAATATTGAAAAACCAAATCAAGGAATCATATTTACGACAGACATAATCGGTTTTTATGGGACAAAAGAAATAACTTGTCCAATGATACTTCATGACGAGAAAGGAGATTTAATGTATCATTTAATAACTATAATAGTGGATAAAGGGAAGGCTGAGAATGTAATTGATGCAGCTAAAGAGGCAGGTTCAAAGGGAGGCACTATAATCAACGCCAGAGGTTCCGGAATTCATGAAACAGCAAAAATATTCAATTTTGAAATAGAACCTGAAAAAGAAATGATATTGATTTTATCTGAAGCTGATACCACACAGGATATAGTGGACTCAATAAGGCGAAAAACAGATATAGAGCAACCGGGTAAGGGAATTATCTTCATACAAAATGTAAACAAAACTTACGGGCTGTACAAATAA